Proteins co-encoded in one Arachis hypogaea cultivar Tifrunner chromosome 13, arahy.Tifrunner.gnm2.J5K5, whole genome shotgun sequence genomic window:
- the LOC112738078 gene encoding suppressor of mec-8 and unc-52 protein homolog 2 has product MTASKKNYKEKPIRRKEEKPEEPETPKYRDRAKERREDQNPDYEPTELAFHAVAPPGTVDLRSADAHKLSIEKSKYLGGDVEHTHLVKGLDYALLNKVRSEIDKKPDAVDDVEGKPRASKEDQQVSIRTSTAKSVYQWIVKPHTIIKTNEMFLPGRMTFIFNMESGYAHDIPTTLHRSKADCPVPEEMVTVSVDGSVLDRIAKIMSYLRLGSSGKVLKKKKKEKDAKGKNLAVGNGYDEENSSKVEGGRAKNQTEREFIPPPPPPSKKSHANSGEKQGPAVARAEDDDIFVGEGVEYDVPGKDLSQSPLSEDMEESPRNKDKPSYFVEPTYGPVPPAALPQAWQESNEYDVMQTQALAGGYQGEWQEYQYAEQLAYPDQYLQQDMQTYDLQAGLDMPQDPRFMTQEEKDRGLGSVFKRDDQRLQQLREKDAREKDPNFISESYSECYPGYQEYNREIVDSDDEDDLSKMDMGGRAKGRLHRWDFETEEEWATYNEQKEAMPKAAFQFGVKMQDGRKTRKQNKDQKLNNELHKINKILARKKMEKDMDGDGGGPHYDDEVQPGKKLRI; this is encoded by the exons ATGACTGCCtcgaagaagaattacaaagagAAACCTATACGTCGCAA GGAAGAGAAACCAGAAGAACCAGAAACACCAAAATATAGAGATCGTGCTAAAGAGCGTAGAGAAGATCAAAATCCTGACTATGAGCCTACAGAGCTGGCATTTCACGCTGTTGCTCCTCCTGGTACTGTAGATTTAAG GTCAGCTGATGCACACAAATTATCCATTGAAAAGAGCAAGTACCTTGGAG GTGATGTGGAGCACACACATTTGGTCAAAGGTTTGGATTATGCATTGCTGAACAAAGTTAGAAGCGAGATTGACAAGAAGCCAGATGCTGTGGATGATGTTGAGGGGAAACCTAG AGCATCTAAGGAAGACCAACAAGTCTCAATTCGCACATCAACTGCAAAG TCAGTTTATCAGTGGATAGTGAAGCCTCATACCATCATAAAGACAAATGAAATGTTCCTTCCAGGTCGAATGACATTTATTTTTAACATG GAGAGTGGATATGCTCATGATATTCCAACGACCTTGCACCGTAGTAAGGCTGATTGTCCAGTACCGGAG GAAATGGTTACAGTTAGCGTTGATGGATCTGTTCTAGatcggattgctaaaataatgtCATATCTTCGTCTTGGCTCTTCTGGGAAggttttgaagaagaaaaagaaggaaaaagatgcAAAAG GAAAGAATTTGGCTGTTGGTAATGGATATGATGAAGAGAATTCATCAAAGGTTGAAGGTGGGAGGGCAAAGAATCAAACTGAAAGAGAGTTcatcccaccaccaccacctccatcGAAGAAAAGTCATGCTAATTCAGGAGAGAAACAAGGCCCAGCTGTTGCTAGAGCAGAAGATGATGACATCTTTGTTGGTGAGGGTGTGGAGTATGACGTACCTGGCAAAGACTTGAGCCAAAGTCCTCTCTCTGAGGACATGGAAGAGTCTCCTAGGAACAAGGACAAACCTTCATATTTTGTTGAACCTACTTATGGTCCTGTGCCACCTGCTGCACTCCCTCAAGCGTGGCAAGAATCG AATGAATATGATGTTATGCAAACACAAGCCTTGGCTGGTGGCTACCAAGGAGAGTGGCAGGAGTACCAGTATGCTGAACAGCTGGCTTACCCTGATCAATACCTTCAGCAAGATATGCAGACTTATGATTTGCAAGCGGGTTTAGATATGCCACAGGATCCGCGTTTTATGACACAAGAAGAGAAAGATCGAGGTTTGGGATCAGTATTTAAGCGAGATGATCAGAGACTTCAACAACTGAGGGAGAAAGATGCCCGAGAAAAAGACCCCAATTTCATTTCTGAGAGTTATTCTGAATGTTACCCCGGGTATCAAGAATATAACCGTGAAATAGTGGATAGTGATGATGAAGATGACTTGTCCAAAATGGATATGGGTGGGAGG GCAAAGGGTCGACTTCATCGTTGGGACTTTGAGACCGAAGAGGAATGGGCCACTTACAATGAGCAGAAGGAAGCAATGCCAAAGGCTGCATTCCAGTTTGGTGTGAAGATGCAAGATGGCCGGAAGACGCGGAAGCAGAACAAGGACCAGAAGCTCAATAACGAACTGCACAAGATCAATAAGATACTTGCCAGAAAGAAGATGGAAAAGGATATGGACGGTGATGGTGGAGGCCCCCACTATGATGATGAGGTACAACCTGGAAAGAAGCTTCGAATATGA